The region atgtTAGTTCCTGTATGTAGCCGTCAAATCAAACCAGAAGTCATTTCAGGCTGCACACGTCATTACTAAGAGTCagtggaggagaagaaatgtCCTCCTGTATTAACACATGTCCTtgagaaaacattcaaaatgagAATGACCTTTTAATGTTGACTTCCTGGTCCTGAATGCACCTTGCATGGTGGCACACGTATGATACATGTTTGATTaatgtcctttaaataaatgctgCCTAATCAGATCTGAGCACcataaatagaatagaaagtGTATTTGTAAAGCACGTGTCATTACCGGTgaactcaatgtgctttacttTAACGATAAAGACTCGGGAATACAAGAAACTATCTCGTGAATAAGATAAAGAAatcaagttaaaaataaaaaacacacatcccaTTCACATCAGAGACATCACATAGCAATCAAAAAGCAAGAGTATCAATTTAgaaaaaacatactgtaacgaatgatacacacacacagtaattaTGTGCATGCTTGGGAGAATAGATATGTTTTGAGTTTATCTTTAAAAGCTGATGGACTTCAGGTCAGCAGGATGTTtgttccagagagagagaccacagTAAGTAAAGACCCCCTCTCCTGACTTTGATCAAATTCTTTATACGACCTCCACTTGATGACCTGAGGGTCCTGGTAAGGATGTAGTCTGAACCACAGCTGTACTGGAGATATGATACGTTGAAGAAAGGTCTGTTATGTTGAAAGCTAATAGCGTGTGTTTTATTCCCACTGACTCGATACAGTTCCCCCAGTGTGATATTAAAGAGATGGGacagatcaaatcaaaaaatCGGTATCAGGGCCGATGTTGGCGTAGTTTACATATCAGATGTTGGACTGATGGAGTGATCCACGTCACCGTTCAAGAAAGATCATTGGgcactttatttgtaaaaagcCGCACACAACTTACCGTAAATCGTTGCTGTTatgtgcaaacttacattttttgtttaacagtttttattgggtttaaaaaaaaaaaaattgattggATAATTAACATTAATAACATAGATATGCAAACATATAGATatgttattttatatatataataaataaataaaaaaggttagttaaaataaacagaagaaagggaaaaaaaggaaattagttaaaaaattagaaataatagtgatgaaattaaataaataggagaagagggggggtcACCTCTGTTCCACCTCAACGTCGTTATTCATCACAAActcacattttaatgattttttaaatactaaTTACATTTCAGCAAAATCCCGGTTAATgactgtggttttatttttaatggaactactttttaaatatattttaaaatagtgTGTACAATCTGaagttttaaatcattttgaatatttattttggtttgtgGGAGGCATCTCGTGACCCCACTCTCATGGTCTCTCGACCTCCCAggtggggtcccgacccccactttgggaaccactggtctaacACGCTGCTGACGATAAGCGTTTCTTTTCAGTacaggttttgttttctctATTAAGTAACGTGTGTTTGTTAATCATACACAACAGGTTTATGGTAAAGAGTGAcccttctctctgtcattttcttttcttacagtttttttccaaaacaacGGAGAGGTTTGTGCATGGCGTGGATTCTTTCATGGACACCATCTGGAAGATCTGGTCTGATCTGCTGGATGTGATGGGCATTGACTGTAAGTTCAAAATGCTTTCTGACATTTCTTGCAACGACAAAGAAGCACAAGTTGTTAGATTAAAatcttttctttccccctctcttttccCTCTGTAGCCTCAAACCTCAGCCACTACTTCAGCCCCACATCCCTCACCAACTCTCCGGCCCGCGCCCTGCTCCTGGTCGCCGCCGTACTGTTGGCCTACTGGTTCCTCTCCATGTTCCTGGGGGGtttcttttacctgctgcacgcCGTCTTCGGCCGCTTCTTCTGGCTGGCCCGCGTCCTGCTCTTCGCCCTGTCCTGCCTCTACATCCTGCAGAAGTTCGAGGGCGACCCCGAGCGCGCCGTGCTCCCGCTGTGCTTCATCATGGCCCTGTACTTCATGACGGGGCCCGTGGGAGCGTACTGGCGTCGGGGAGGCAGCGCAGGTTCGCTTGAAGAGAAAATCGACCACCTGGACACTCAGATCCGGCTGCTCAACATCAGGCTGAGCCGCGTCATCGACGGCCTGGAACGCGGCGGGGAGCAGTAGGGTGGCGTCCAGGAAgaaaggggagggaggggtaaTAATATAAAACCAGCTGCAGCTGATGTCAGAATGCTGTTTCCAACGCACATCTGCAGCAACACAACCACTGGGTATTTCCAACTCTACAGAACAGGATTTTTAACTGCTTTAGTTGATTTTAGTTACAGAATACCGAAAACAAAAATCCTCAAAAAGGTGTGGACGGTTCTCTCGGAGCTTacacaaatcaacaaaactattcttcttttgttttttcttctcacgGCTTTGAAAGCTTTCTGTCACATCAACAAAGTTATCAGAGAGATGTCCGGGGTTTTCTTAATGCTGGCCTCAGCTTCTTTGAGAAACTCCAAAGTCAGGACTTGAATTTTTGGTGTTCTGATAAGAATTTGTCAAAGCGTGTTTTTAAAGCATATTCTGTTTCTTATCCTTGTGAATAACCTGGAGATTCTGATTGTTGCACTGGTTCgtccatgtgtttttttgttttgttttttcctccattttgaaactattaaagatgaaaaaagggGGGTTGGGTTAAAGATGCAGGGGACACAAAcattgtatttctcatgtgtaaaaaaaatcctcaagaTGTTAGATAGTTGCTCAttgtaagatttatttattccttGCTCCATCCAAAATGTTACGATCATGTAGATGTAGTTTGTTTCTAGTAATTCATCCTTCAATCGTGGCAATAGTTTGACATCAGGACCTCTTTTTcattgtgagtgtgtatgtgtgagtgcagTGTTTGAATTTCTAAAAAAGcactgtatgaaaaaaaaaaaggtaccaTCAGCCTAGAAGGAAATGTCGACATGCAGCGATATCTCAGGGACTCAACCAACACAGATCTGGAATTGGGAAAGAGATATAAAGATGTTAACTCAGATCATGTTTCGCTCTCTTTGAGTCACTTCACTAGTCTTCAGAAACGGTCTGAAATGTGTCTCATTCAGTGTCGATTAAGAGGTGCACATCATGTTGATATTGCAGATTGAATCCTGCATTTCTTCACCTTTGATACTTTTGATTACTGCTAGGATTTACAGAGAAGCTAGAGGCTTGAATTGGCATTGGGTATATTTCACATACTGATGTTTGCACACACAAGCAAATGATCCACCTCTCTTGATGATCACTGTCTGCCTGTCAATACTGGATTTACTGGATACAGTTGAAAATCAACTGAGAATCATACTTGTCGAGCCTCATGAAAATGAGATCTTTATCTTATTTCAGCCTTTGGCCTTCAGAGACcggtcggtctaatttgttaataaagttgatctttatTCTACAAGTGTGGCTGGAGCATGTTGACCTCTTCAGTTTAGACAGTGTGAAATGAAAACCAGGTATCGGCGTCGTTTGATTTTCACTTCGTCAGAGTTTGACATCATGGCATTGTTACAAAACCTGCTTAGTGTGCATCACTGTATCCACCGTACTGCAGCTTCTTGGTTTGAtgggagtttgttttttttgtcgtattgtttctgcctcttttttaatgtttgtcatAATGCATCGTCTTAAAACACTGGGACCTTTCCTGCCATGctcctgtttttgtctctctctcgtcgTATTCTGTAtcacacattattattattatacatgtTTTGATACAGACGACCCTTACGCTGTGCAGATATttgaagagggggaggaaatgCAGCTTTCAGCGTCTGATGAGAAAATCAAGGCATGTGTGTTGAATGTTGAAGGCTCTTTTTAGTTGTCGACACTACTGAGgccaaagaaacaaaaccagTATTTATACGATTAACACTCAAAGTGACGAGCTTCTCTGTAGGAGATGCATTTTTACCCCGTTTTTCACACTATAAAGGGTGAAATGTCCAGAAAATGACAATTGTATCTGTTATTTGATGTATCTGGATTCTCAGATATTCTCATGAGTCGTTTTTAATTGTGCTTTTCACGGTTATCTTTAAATGAAGGCTTGGTGACGACtaaacacaacagagacatTTCAATACTTGAGTACTGGTTCATCATAGTGTCACTTGTTTTAGAAGAAACACACCTGGTTTATTAGCCGCAGTTATCCAGGTGTTTCCTGCATgctatgtttaaaatgtctgtaACGTTATGTTGAATTGTATACATGTGTTTGACTGCAGAGGTAAAGAAACCAGCCAACATGTGACGTGTGAAGGATTATGTTGTTATATATCATCTCTATTGCACTGATGACTacagaacacatttttacacctGTACGAGTGTATGTTCACATTACAAAGAGAGGATGTCAAAGTGTTCAGAACTTTGATACCACGGCATTCAAAACAATATCATCGCTGTTATTTTACTCATCGATATGATGAAAATGTCCTGaaggtttaagaaaaaaatagatattcagtcaaatgttttaagatttgtgtttgggcttttttaaatgtctttattctagagataggacagtggacagacaGGActaagcctccgtacatggggcatgcgcactAACCGCCTGACCACCATCAGTCTCATTTTTAACCCGAGGAGAGGGAGcaatgtctaaattgcacaaatacattggcaacattttggaaATGCAACGTTGTCGGTGTATTTTTGCCAATTAGACAGAATGAAGGAGTTTACtggcaatttaaaaaacaagaaaataccaAATGTTGAGTAtctaggacttctgtttttgttgccatggtatcaaaagaTGTCGTATTTTTACTAGTATCAAAGTTTTAATTATGGTATCATCATAACCCTATTGGAAGATGAAACgactagagatgcaccgattgggaaaatcagggcagataccgatgtttgaaataacaatttagccgatcaccgatgtttgtttcattacaTCTTTTAGGTaaagactcccacaatgcaacattttctctcatgtttgacaatgaaaaagaGTCAGTTTGttcagcagtaaaaaaaactcttcttctctgaaccAGCAGTTAGGTGAACTAGATGTCAgtattaaattgatttggcacaacaaacaaacaaacaaacaaacatcggCTACTGCGGCGGCTTATGACACTTTTATTTGCCGATGTCTGTCATCAGCTGATACCGATGTTGATCCGATGCATCGGTGCGTCTCTAAACAGGACCAGACCCTCTGACTTTTGTCGATCGAGTGATTTCTGGCTCgtttaaaacacaataaaatgtgGGGGTTTTAAAACTTAATTTTCCGAGGTAAAGCGGACTAAAAAGACGATTTTGATCCTGGTGTCTTGTCGTGTTACGATGTGTAACCAATGACTTGTGTATGTTTAATGACAGCACGTGATTTATGAAGATGTAGACTGTGTAGTAAAAATCCTCTTTGTAATTTAAGGAACAAGAAATGAAACTTTTTCTCTTCAAACTGCACAAGTTCTCTCCTtcttttgtaaatattaaatatgtctAACTCTGCAAAAAGGTCCGTTAGTGAGATAGACAGCAGCTTCATCTCGTAGAGGAGACTTTGTATACGACTGTCCATCACCACTTCGATGATGAAAGATGTAAATAGATGTTTCTGTTGGTTTCTTCTTGTCATTCCATAAATCTCATGTACTGTCTGCTACTTCTTCCTAATATTTCATGTAGCCTGCTTATTTTATAACATGCTGTGCCAATTATGTTTTATCTGCTTTATCTTGagtaaatgttgattttttttcaatcagtttactttttttttttacatctttttttaatccaaatcTTTCTGTGACGTGGTAAACACCAAACTGTTCTGCCTGCTGTCGTCTGACTGAGGATGAGTTGTGTGTCTGAGGAGTTTATCATAACCTCtcaatttcttttttctgtgGTCAAAGTGAAAATGAGGTCCagatttgaataaattaaacacCACAGTATGAAAATGTCTCATACTTTTTCATGAAGATGCTTTGACTtgtctgtgatttatttttttaggtaTTCAGAATTATTAAAGGTTAAACAAGTGAGAACACGACTGACATGTGTCACCGTATTGGTCAACAGATAAAGCACAGGAATGCTGCAGAActaatttaatcaatcaatctttagtTCTGCTTTCAGACAAAATGATGTCCATATGGATGACTTTCTTTAGTATTGGAAGGAGAAACTGTTAAGACGTtttagtttgtagtttttaGAGAATATGACAACACTCAAACATGCACTTTCTTGGCATTTGGTGGCGATATTATGTTGCGccctaattcataactccttcatgtgagtggagaggggttagAGATGTGCCGCTGGAGgtgagcggaggcttcagatttttttattttctggctGAGCAAAAACAAGTCTGAACGTTGTTTCAAACAAAGTAGTGCGAGTAGATTTAACTAAGTGACcactttgaaaaaaattgattgttttgatgttatacttttttattccattttttttaacaatgtaacaatatttcctttaaaaagggaaatactCAATTTTTGCATAGTGTTTTTTCAAATTGAAATATATTGGACTTGCGGGCGCTAGGCTTCAGCTAACGTCAGCgttagtttaaaaacaaaacaagctgtatctttaaaaaaaaacataaccacTGAATTCTAAGTGTGTAAACTCATTCGTTTGATGTTGGTCTCTGGTGCTTTGGGTCTAACACGTGACATCATAAAGCTACAGTACCTGCAAATAAACTGTGTACATTACTTTTCTAGTGCTGCGTTCCATTGTACTCAGAACATGGGAAAAAACTACCTCCGACTTGGAACGGCCATTCAAGTCCAAACTCCAAAATCGGAAACTTGATCCATGTAGACTGAGCCATTAATATGACTGAGCACACTgtaacaggtaaacagaatcTAAGAACATAGTATGATAAGTAACACCTGACCatatggctctttttttttttttttttttttagctctaagagtgtttccaaacacaaagaaaacaatccaAGGGAACTCTTTCTTGATCCAGAATCAGGAACATGATCGTCGTTGTTTAAAGTCTCATCAGTTTGTAGTTCATGTGGCCGACGCCCCTTTGCacacaaactcctgaaaatatctaaaaaacGTTTTCAGGGAGAGCTTCAAGATTTTATCCAAATATGGTCTTTCCAGATCCCAAGTGAAAAATTCAGCAAGACTTCAGGGTGAGTTGATGTGCGAAAGCAGCAAGTTACATTCAGGTAAAAATTCACAGCGAGTGAGAGGTCGCAGCAACACCAGCGCATTTCGTTGCACCTAGCATCGATACAAAGGCAAAAACTGAcaagactctgttgcttcatccatcCGCCATCTTggaaacattgtaaaaaaaaaaatgacatggcGATGTTTCTGCAGCGTCCtttttatgttgtgtcatgCCTCTGACCTTTCCGACAGAGAAAGTCTCTCACATGTGAGGGTCATGTGTAGGTGAGTTGCTGAAATTTGCAATAATTGATtttggagtgcatgtgtgaaaagggctctACAGGACGAGGAGAGCAGCTATGATGGGCATCAATGTGGTTCAGTTACGACAACAAACCTGCTCTGTCCAGGCACACCATTATCCTCCTGATCTCTGCAGTCATTCTTCACTATATGGCGGTCTAGTAGCACACATGATTATTGAAAAATTgtagcaaaaataaaaagtaatagaCATCTTATCTGTGGAGTATCAAGCCCTGCTGCTTGTTGAGTCCCTGGATGTTCAAATTGAAGGAGAACAAGTTGCTCCAGGCTCTTCTCTGGGGGTCAGAAGCGAGCCAAAACTTTTATGTCTAGGCCTCCAGCACCGCCCGAACCTGCTCCAGAACCCTGAGCCTGGTTTGATCCCGGGCCTACCTGGATGTGGTGGAGGCCGGCGCTGAAGCTGGCACAGAGCAGACCGGTGGAGTCAGTGGGAGCCAGAGCAACCAGAGGTCCAGCGCCATCCAGAGCTAACGTCCCTAAACAGACTGAACGGAGGACAAAGGAGGGGAGtcagtgtaaacagtgtttgtATACAAACCCTCGTGTGCGTTTCagtaaatgaacatttatgagTAGTTGTTACCTGCCGAGTTCTGATCCCAGATTTTGATGGAGCCGTCATGGGAGGATGTTGCTACCTGAGCTGTGCCACCAGGAGGCGTAGGCAGGAACACACAGCAGGCGGTGGTCTGGATGTGACCTCTGTACTCCACAACTTTACAGCCGGGCTGACGCAGGTCccacagctaaaaaaaaaaaacacaaacatgactcagcTAAGAACGAATGATCACTTACAGCAAACAATGCTAcagagctggggggggggattctgaAATCATAATCTCATCAATATCACAAACGAAAATACCTCAAATATGCAACTTCCTGAAACAGATATGCAACTGAACGGCTAAGGTCGGGGCTGGAGCATGGACTGagatttggcaaaaaaaaaatgtagctttATATTGATGATCAAGTCATGATTGTGCAACTTcttcagcagtaaaaaaaaaaataaaacagcacatCTAAAATATCATAGTAAAATATCGATACTTTGCCGCCATGACATGATATAATATCGCCACACAAAATATCGCGATACTATGCTGtttccattttttcccccacctctacaAAATGTAGTTTATCAGTTAAATGATAACTTGAATAAAAATGGGGATTAAAATATGCATCCAGATATCAGACTTTAAAGAAAGGTAGATGTCTTAAAATAGAACAGACGACGTGCGGACAGCCTAATCCACTAACCATCTGTACAGCTACACGACGAGAGACGACAACCACACAAACGCCTCCAGGGTTACTCACTGTGGCTTCACAGCCTTGACCTCCGAAGCCGTTGCTGCTGGACACCAGGTAGTTTCCATTTGGAGAAACGTCACAGTGGGTCTGGATGTATTGCTTGGCTGGAAAAGTGTTGGTCACCTGCCACGCACGACTGTCCCACACcctgcgcgcacacacacacaaatacactcaaGAACATTCAATACCATGTCTGCACGTTGAAACACTTTCATCCTCACTGTCCACACACGGCTGTATTTAAGTCAGCTGGATTAAAACTGTTCTAAAATAAGGAGGATTAATGACGATAAATTGATAACACCAAGTCGGACTAACAGAATCTGATATCTTCAACCATGTCAGCCTGAAAGTTCATTATctaaaataacaatacaattaTTTACATTACCGATTTATGATGTTTCAGTTAAATGTTCTTTGTAATGCTCCCAGCACTacgaaaagaaagaaaacgccCTGATATCATAGGAGAGGTACAAACTCAATAATAAATACAACCTCCAGTATAAGTGTTGGAgctatttaattgttgttagaATGAGTTTTGGTATTTAGTTTACTAATATTTGGGTGGTGTtgtgtatttaattattctacacgttttctttatttagaatagattttgggtaatattttcttttgcgagttatttgtttagtaaatttagtatttttgttaggtattttggtaacactgtgggcaccaGAGGTTATTTAAgtaagaggcaggtagaggaccagcatgcacctgggtgggcctatgttttgttttttttaccagcgcaagagaggcagcaggaggcacgattttctttattcttttgttttctttctttaaataaaccacCAAACAACCACAGATCTCTTGCATGGACATTGGACTTCTTTTGCCTGCGTACATCACATCccccatggtgcatcagtggtcatttgattatgtttcatattagtttatttagatttttgggggtttttggacaaatagccactacaATAATAATTGGCAGTTGTAGTTGCAGGTACATCTTCATGACTCAGAGATAAACAGCTGGGTACAAcgtaaaggctttatatgcgatttttttcatccagcagatgtcgcccttgagcaccagcatgaaaccaaaacaactcgcgctgcattgttgtgttagcatgctaatgctagcgatctttattatgctcgtatcttcacactgcatgtaaatttacctgaaatgagcgtgatctagaaacacagttaagcagtgagtacagtatgttattcttcttttctctagtccctcaattaaacaacttttatacacgaggggaggagtcagccggccgtccaggcgatgtaaacaaagtgaagataggactctgaaaactctgaaaacatcacagacagtgggactcgggtgttacacccattgtagacagtcatgactcacagagttattttcagaggatatacttgatttatattatatataagtgtgaaaaatcacatataaagcctttaaacttttACGTAAGCTTATTTTAATGTCTTGGCATAGAAAACCTGCCAGTCTGAGTTTTTAAGAGGTTTAaggtttttttcataaatagaAAACATGAAGTAGATGATGGTGGTTCAGCAAGAAGGACAGCGCTACAGATCAAAAACTAGGTGAGACAAATTTCCAGTCCAACATGTTTCAACCCACCTAAGACTGATAGACGGATCAGTAACTGAATTAATCCATAATTCTCTGAGGTACACAAGATATTTGGACGATTGGAATTGGTATCTTTCTACACTTGTAGCTCAGTCAGACCTCACTGTCTCTGATCCTTTGTAAACCTGGTATCAACATGGCTCTTGGGGGATCGGATCACAAGTGGATTTAAATACAAgtacaaacacatcacaataGATCCTGAGGATGGACTGAGATCCTATCactcggtgtgt is a window of Labrus mixtus chromosome 5, fLabMix1.1, whole genome shotgun sequence DNA encoding:
- the bri3bp gene encoding BRI3-binding protein produces the protein MKGIRFFVFFLALSASLLCTTEAGRSRTSTQNSFRRAANGIYQTLSNVFGEDNIRGLYKFFSKTTERFVHGVDSFMDTIWKIWSDLLDVMGIDSSNLSHYFSPTSLTNSPARALLLVAAVLLAYWFLSMFLGGFFYLLHAVFGRFFWLARVLLFALSCLYILQKFEGDPERAVLPLCFIMALYFMTGPVGAYWRRGGSAGSLEEKIDHLDTQIRLLNIRLSRVIDGLERGGEQ